A single region of the Gorilla gorilla gorilla isolate KB3781 chromosome 1, NHGRI_mGorGor1-v2.1_pri, whole genome shotgun sequence genome encodes:
- the PCNX2 gene encoding pecanex-like protein 2 isoform X4, translating to MVSQVLQLLRQGVWAALTGGWYHDPEQSKFTNSCHLYLWLFLLLLPLALHLQKSSMSLHD from the exons ATGGTGTCCCAGGTGCTGCAGCTGCTCCGGCAGGGCGTGTGGGCCGCGCTCACCGGGGGCTGGTACCACGACCCGGAGCAGAGCAAGTTCACCAACAGCTGCCACCTCTACCTGTGGCTGTTCCTCCTGCTGCTGCCCCTGGCCCTGCACCTG CAAAAATCGTCAATGAGTTTGCATGACTGA